A window of Solea senegalensis isolate Sse05_10M linkage group LG20, IFAPA_SoseM_1, whole genome shotgun sequence contains these coding sequences:
- the LOC122786793 gene encoding 1-phosphatidylinositol phosphodiesterase-like: protein MNAIPDETLLSALSIPGTHESLSLHGGPLLKRQVWTLDTQLKLGIRYFDMHVGIWLFNQKHISVSDSHWLFGQKIHFDEALGIFVNFLNVHRSETVLVKVTLHGLYKRKVREFMMNLIEKYRNNIWMKLSVPNMQQARGKIVLLQSDTFSIGTNNHDSYFFENGKLINVEVKIRNIKSQLCGHYIVLTNSAASAYRSPNTRAQKVNKQIYSFVDQHKKSSTNQGCIGVLSMDFPSVELIKNIIEIKPCNCKHQLEQHLHLTSQHLGQTGTQLKHHLDQSQKQQIEQHLGQSWKEELRQHLHQTLASLGLILNQ from the exons ATGAACGCGATACCTGATGAGACTCTACTATCTGCTCTCTCTATACCGGGAACACATGAAAGCTTATCATTACATGGAGGACCTCTTCTTAAACGTCAAGTTTGGACTTTGGACACACAACTTAAATTGGGAATACGGTATTTTGACATGCATGTTGGGATTTGGTTGTTTAACCAAAAACATATTTCTGTCAGTGATAGTCACTGGTTGTTTGGGCAGAAGATTCATTTTGATGAAGCACTTGGGATTTTTGTAAACTTTTTGAATGTCCATAGAAGTGAGACTGTGCTTGTGAAAGTAACTTTACATGGATTATATAAGCGAAAAGTCCGAGAATTTATGATGAATTTGATTGAAAAGTACAGAAATAACATATGGATGAAGTTGTCAGTACCAAATATGCAACAGGCAAGGGGCAAGATTGTTCTTCTCCAGAGTGACACCTTCTCAATTGGAACAAATAACCATGATTCATATTTCTTTGAAAACGGCAAGCTAATCAATGTGGAAGTCAAAATACGGAATATTAAGTCACAACTCTGTGGACATTACATTGTGTTGACTAACAGTGCAGCATCAGCTTATCGCAGTCCCAATACAAGGGCTCAAAAAGTTAACAAGCAGATTTATAGCTTTGTGGACCAACATAAAAAGAGCTCCACAAACCAAGGTTGCATAGGAGTCTTAAGTATGGACTTCCCAAGTGTTGAacttattaaaaacataatagaAATCAAACCATGTAACTGT AAACATCAGCTGGAGCAGCACCTGCATCTGACGTCACAACACCTGGGCCAAACTGGGACACAGCTGAAGCATCACCTAGACCAGAGTCAGAAACAACAGATCGAGCAACACCTTGGCCAGAGTTGGAAGGAAGAGCTAAGGCAGCACCTGCACCAGACTCTAGCAAGCCTGGGTCTGATACTGAACCAATAG
- the oscp1a gene encoding protein OSCP1a isoform X2: protein MSLKTLPLVFINLGGEMLYILDQRLQAHNTSDDNSEKVMNDITATMFSKDFVDELLKPQQLYSHRTLKTVLTRLAHASIMRLNPASMDKLYELMLMAFKYQVFLCPRPKDLLLITYNHIDTIRELVKDTPVVVNQVDEMHRKMIEVYSSLSEGEFQLLRQTLLIFFQDMHVRLSLFLKNKVQNPNGRFALSTSGPVPHGIYVPGLIRVFDSKGREVRRSQFPTGGTYSSSVKEGCFELRGDRVITLGVNMYTVHHPEETQTCKAPPVKTNDTPNPLAKEELNLLARLMGSMKDENKSKTETGFWINLFTTDEEEDQASDSRGADDSMFGLISIQAMQDEQAATELAQIAGQFAEQKQPEFTSCTKGDDLLAMMDDL, encoded by the exons ATGTCCCTGAAAACTCTCCCCCTGGTTTTCATTAACCTTGGTGGAGAGATGCTTTACATACTGGACCAACGCCTACAAGCTCACAACACGTCTGATGACAACTCAGAGAAAG TAATGAATGACATCACTGCGACCATGTTCAGTAAAGACTTTGTTGATGAACTTCTCAAACCTCAGCAGCTGTATTCTCACAGGACTCTAAAAACAGTGCTGACTCGCTTAGCACATGCCTCCATCATGAGGTTGAACCCGGCCAGCATGGACAAG CTTTATGAGCTGATGCTTATGGCATTCAAATATCAAGTCTTCCTTTGTCCACGGCCAAAAGACTTGCTGCTCATCACATACAATCACATCGACACCATCAGGGAACTTGTGAAAGACACTCCTGTGGTTGTGAACCAAGTGGATGAGATGCATCGGAAAATGATAGAg GTGTACTCATCATTATCAGAGGGTGAATTCCAGCTGCTCAGACAAACACTGCTCATTTTCTTTCAAGACATGCATGTCCGC TTGTCACTTTTTCTGAAGAATAAAGTCCAGAATCCTAATGGACGCTTTGCCCTGTCAACGTCAGGCCCAGTGCCTCATGGGATATATGTTCCTGGGTTAATTAG GGTCTTTGACAGCAAGGGCAGAGAAGTGAGAAGAAGCCAGTTCCCCACCGGAGGAACTTACAGCAGCTCCGTCAAAGAGGGATGCTTTGAGCTGCGTGGAGACAGAGTCATCACCCTGGGCGTGAACAT GTATACTGTGCACCACccagaggagacacagacatGCAAGGCTCCGCCTGTCAAG ACTAATGACACTCCCAATCCTCTGGCCAAGGAGGAGCTGAACCTGCTCGCACGTCTGATGGGAAGCATGAAGGACGAGAACAAGTCCAAAACTGAAACTGGATTTTGGATCAACCTGTTTAccacagatgaagaggaggatcAGGC GAGTGACTCAAGAGGAGCTGACGACTCTATGTTTGGACTGATAAGTATTCAGGCCATGCAG GATGAACAGGCTGCGACTGAGCTTGCTCAAATCGCCGGCCAGTTTGCAGAACAAAAACAGCCTGAATTTACCAGCTGTACCAAAGGAGATGATTTGCTGGCCATGAtggatgacctttga
- the oscp1a gene encoding protein OSCP1a isoform X3, translating into MSLKTLPLVFINLGGEMLYILDQRLQAHNTSDDNSEKGVWSDKDRKRVMNDITATMFSKDFVDELLKPQQLYSHRTLKTVLTRLAHASIMRLNPASMDKLYELMLMAFKYQVFLCPRPKDLLLITYNHIDTIRELVKDTPVVVNQVDEMHRKMIEVYSSLSEGEFQLLRQTLLIFFQDMHVRLSLFLKNKVQNPNGRFALSTSGPVPHGIYVPGLIRVFDSKGREVRRSQFPTGGTYSSSVKEGCFELRGDRVITLGVNMYTVHHPEETQTCKAPPVKEELNLLARLMGSMKDENKSKTETGFWINLFTTDEEEDQASDSRGADDSMFGLISIQAMQDEQAATELAQIAGQFAEQKQPEFTSCTKGDDLLAMMDDL; encoded by the exons ATGTCCCTGAAAACTCTCCCCCTGGTTTTCATTAACCTTGGTGGAGAGATGCTTTACATACTGGACCAACGCCTACAAGCTCACAACACGTCTGATGACAACTCAGAGAAAG GAGTGTGGTcagataaagacagaaaaagag TAATGAATGACATCACTGCGACCATGTTCAGTAAAGACTTTGTTGATGAACTTCTCAAACCTCAGCAGCTGTATTCTCACAGGACTCTAAAAACAGTGCTGACTCGCTTAGCACATGCCTCCATCATGAGGTTGAACCCGGCCAGCATGGACAAG CTTTATGAGCTGATGCTTATGGCATTCAAATATCAAGTCTTCCTTTGTCCACGGCCAAAAGACTTGCTGCTCATCACATACAATCACATCGACACCATCAGGGAACTTGTGAAAGACACTCCTGTGGTTGTGAACCAAGTGGATGAGATGCATCGGAAAATGATAGAg GTGTACTCATCATTATCAGAGGGTGAATTCCAGCTGCTCAGACAAACACTGCTCATTTTCTTTCAAGACATGCATGTCCGC TTGTCACTTTTTCTGAAGAATAAAGTCCAGAATCCTAATGGACGCTTTGCCCTGTCAACGTCAGGCCCAGTGCCTCATGGGATATATGTTCCTGGGTTAATTAG GGTCTTTGACAGCAAGGGCAGAGAAGTGAGAAGAAGCCAGTTCCCCACCGGAGGAACTTACAGCAGCTCCGTCAAAGAGGGATGCTTTGAGCTGCGTGGAGACAGAGTCATCACCCTGGGCGTGAACAT GTATACTGTGCACCACccagaggagacacagacatGCAAGGCTCCGCCTGTCAAG GAGGAGCTGAACCTGCTCGCACGTCTGATGGGAAGCATGAAGGACGAGAACAAGTCCAAAACTGAAACTGGATTTTGGATCAACCTGTTTAccacagatgaagaggaggatcAGGC GAGTGACTCAAGAGGAGCTGACGACTCTATGTTTGGACTGATAAGTATTCAGGCCATGCAG GATGAACAGGCTGCGACTGAGCTTGCTCAAATCGCCGGCCAGTTTGCAGAACAAAAACAGCCTGAATTTACCAGCTGTACCAAAGGAGATGATTTGCTGGCCATGAtggatgacctttga
- the oscp1a gene encoding protein OSCP1a isoform X1 encodes MSLKTLPLVFINLGGEMLYILDQRLQAHNTSDDNSEKGVWSDKDRKRVMNDITATMFSKDFVDELLKPQQLYSHRTLKTVLTRLAHASIMRLNPASMDKLYELMLMAFKYQVFLCPRPKDLLLITYNHIDTIRELVKDTPVVVNQVDEMHRKMIEVYSSLSEGEFQLLRQTLLIFFQDMHVRLSLFLKNKVQNPNGRFALSTSGPVPHGIYVPGLIRVFDSKGREVRRSQFPTGGTYSSSVKEGCFELRGDRVITLGVNMYTVHHPEETQTCKAPPVKTNDTPNPLAKEELNLLARLMGSMKDENKSKTETGFWINLFTTDEEEDQASDSRGADDSMFGLISIQAMQDEQAATELAQIAGQFAEQKQPEFTSCTKGDDLLAMMDDL; translated from the exons ATGTCCCTGAAAACTCTCCCCCTGGTTTTCATTAACCTTGGTGGAGAGATGCTTTACATACTGGACCAACGCCTACAAGCTCACAACACGTCTGATGACAACTCAGAGAAAG GAGTGTGGTcagataaagacagaaaaagag TAATGAATGACATCACTGCGACCATGTTCAGTAAAGACTTTGTTGATGAACTTCTCAAACCTCAGCAGCTGTATTCTCACAGGACTCTAAAAACAGTGCTGACTCGCTTAGCACATGCCTCCATCATGAGGTTGAACCCGGCCAGCATGGACAAG CTTTATGAGCTGATGCTTATGGCATTCAAATATCAAGTCTTCCTTTGTCCACGGCCAAAAGACTTGCTGCTCATCACATACAATCACATCGACACCATCAGGGAACTTGTGAAAGACACTCCTGTGGTTGTGAACCAAGTGGATGAGATGCATCGGAAAATGATAGAg GTGTACTCATCATTATCAGAGGGTGAATTCCAGCTGCTCAGACAAACACTGCTCATTTTCTTTCAAGACATGCATGTCCGC TTGTCACTTTTTCTGAAGAATAAAGTCCAGAATCCTAATGGACGCTTTGCCCTGTCAACGTCAGGCCCAGTGCCTCATGGGATATATGTTCCTGGGTTAATTAG GGTCTTTGACAGCAAGGGCAGAGAAGTGAGAAGAAGCCAGTTCCCCACCGGAGGAACTTACAGCAGCTCCGTCAAAGAGGGATGCTTTGAGCTGCGTGGAGACAGAGTCATCACCCTGGGCGTGAACAT GTATACTGTGCACCACccagaggagacacagacatGCAAGGCTCCGCCTGTCAAG ACTAATGACACTCCCAATCCTCTGGCCAAGGAGGAGCTGAACCTGCTCGCACGTCTGATGGGAAGCATGAAGGACGAGAACAAGTCCAAAACTGAAACTGGATTTTGGATCAACCTGTTTAccacagatgaagaggaggatcAGGC GAGTGACTCAAGAGGAGCTGACGACTCTATGTTTGGACTGATAAGTATTCAGGCCATGCAG GATGAACAGGCTGCGACTGAGCTTGCTCAAATCGCCGGCCAGTTTGCAGAACAAAAACAGCCTGAATTTACCAGCTGTACCAAAGGAGATGATTTGCTGGCCATGAtggatgacctttga
- the oscp1a gene encoding protein OSCP1a isoform X4 gives MNDITATMFSKDFVDELLKPQQLYSHRTLKTVLTRLAHASIMRLNPASMDKLYELMLMAFKYQVFLCPRPKDLLLITYNHIDTIRELVKDTPVVVNQVDEMHRKMIEVYSSLSEGEFQLLRQTLLIFFQDMHVRLSLFLKNKVQNPNGRFALSTSGPVPHGIYVPGLIRVFDSKGREVRRSQFPTGGTYSSSVKEGCFELRGDRVITLGVNMYTVHHPEETQTCKAPPVKTNDTPNPLAKEELNLLARLMGSMKDENKSKTETGFWINLFTTDEEEDQASDSRGADDSMFGLISIQAMQDEQAATELAQIAGQFAEQKQPEFTSCTKGDDLLAMMDDL, from the exons ATGAATGACATCACTGCGACCATGTTCAGTAAAGACTTTGTTGATGAACTTCTCAAACCTCAGCAGCTGTATTCTCACAGGACTCTAAAAACAGTGCTGACTCGCTTAGCACATGCCTCCATCATGAGGTTGAACCCGGCCAGCATGGACAAG CTTTATGAGCTGATGCTTATGGCATTCAAATATCAAGTCTTCCTTTGTCCACGGCCAAAAGACTTGCTGCTCATCACATACAATCACATCGACACCATCAGGGAACTTGTGAAAGACACTCCTGTGGTTGTGAACCAAGTGGATGAGATGCATCGGAAAATGATAGAg GTGTACTCATCATTATCAGAGGGTGAATTCCAGCTGCTCAGACAAACACTGCTCATTTTCTTTCAAGACATGCATGTCCGC TTGTCACTTTTTCTGAAGAATAAAGTCCAGAATCCTAATGGACGCTTTGCCCTGTCAACGTCAGGCCCAGTGCCTCATGGGATATATGTTCCTGGGTTAATTAG GGTCTTTGACAGCAAGGGCAGAGAAGTGAGAAGAAGCCAGTTCCCCACCGGAGGAACTTACAGCAGCTCCGTCAAAGAGGGATGCTTTGAGCTGCGTGGAGACAGAGTCATCACCCTGGGCGTGAACAT GTATACTGTGCACCACccagaggagacacagacatGCAAGGCTCCGCCTGTCAAG ACTAATGACACTCCCAATCCTCTGGCCAAGGAGGAGCTGAACCTGCTCGCACGTCTGATGGGAAGCATGAAGGACGAGAACAAGTCCAAAACTGAAACTGGATTTTGGATCAACCTGTTTAccacagatgaagaggaggatcAGGC GAGTGACTCAAGAGGAGCTGACGACTCTATGTTTGGACTGATAAGTATTCAGGCCATGCAG GATGAACAGGCTGCGACTGAGCTTGCTCAAATCGCCGGCCAGTTTGCAGAACAAAAACAGCCTGAATTTACCAGCTGTACCAAAGGAGATGATTTGCTGGCCATGAtggatgacctttga
- the lsm10 gene encoding U7 snRNA-associated Sm-like protein LSm10 has product MESERGESLPSSSNPVEVVNSIRERTIAENSMVVLLQGLHGEVTTVDLRNESTARGRVVNVDAFMNIRLEEALYRDRRGRLTQLQDMFITGRNVRYVHIPDHMDIMKTIQSQLAKIHRVRNFASQGGGRKEFKKTK; this is encoded by the coding sequence ATGGAGTCAGAGAGAGGTGAATCCCTGCCGTCGTCTTCCAATCCAGTGGAGGTCGTCAACTCCATCCGTGAGCGTACGATTGCAGAGAACAGCatggtggtgctgctgcaggGTCTGCACGGAGAGGTGACCACAGTAGACCTGAGAAACGAGAGCACGGCCCGGGGGCGTGTGGTCAACGTGGACGCCTTCATGAACATACGCCTGGAGGAGGCGCTGTACAGGGACCGCCGTGGTCGGCTCACTCAGCTGCAGGACATGTTTATCACCGGCAGGAATGTCCGCTATGTTCACATCCCAGACCACATGGACATAATGAAGACCATACAGAGCCAGCTGGCCAAGATCCACAGAGTCCGCAACTTTGCCAGtcaaggaggaggaagaaaagagttCAAGAAAACCAAGTAA